One stretch of Leadbetterella byssophila DSM 17132 DNA includes these proteins:
- the pssA gene encoding CDP-diacylglycerol--serine O-phosphatidyltransferase gives MRLFTVSNLFTLGNLLCGCLGIQAVLLYSDFQKAAFLLGIALILDFFDGFIARLLKESSDLGKELDSLADVVSFGVLPGFILWQMMDGSSMAYLAFLIPLFSALRLAKFNIDTRQSLSFIGLPTPANAMVIASLPLIAEQFTTVQDALSRPWVLPTYILLFSYLLISEIPLPALKFKNYSWTDNKFTYTLLILSVILLAVLQLAAIPVIVFGYILYSLIQYIRKS, from the coding sequence GTGAGACTCTTTACTGTTTCTAATCTTTTTACTTTAGGTAATCTACTCTGTGGCTGTTTAGGTATACAGGCAGTACTGCTTTACTCTGATTTCCAAAAGGCGGCTTTTCTGCTAGGGATTGCTTTGATTTTAGATTTCTTTGATGGCTTTATTGCCAGACTTTTGAAGGAAAGTTCTGATTTAGGGAAGGAACTTGACTCCCTGGCAGATGTAGTATCATTTGGAGTACTACCTGGATTTATACTTTGGCAAATGATGGACGGAAGTTCCATGGCATACTTGGCTTTTTTGATCCCTCTTTTTTCCGCATTACGTTTGGCTAAATTTAATATTGACACCAGACAGTCCTTGTCGTTTATAGGATTACCCACTCCTGCAAATGCTATGGTTATTGCGTCTCTGCCATTAATTGCAGAACAATTTACCACGGTTCAGGATGCACTATCCCGTCCTTGGGTTTTACCCACTTACATCCTGCTATTTAGCTATTTACTTATATCAGAGATTCCCCTTCCTGCCTTGAAATTTAAGAATTACTCGTGGACAGATAATAAGTTTACATACACTTTACTTATTCTTTCCGTAATTTTGCTGGCGGTTTTACAGTTGGCGGCTATTCCCGTCATAGTTTTTGGTTATATATTATATTCGCTTATACAATACATCAGAAAATCATGA
- a CDS encoding TrkH family potassium uptake protein, whose translation MIRIKEKFFILKDSLARKMDKSIFVVMLLGFLLVLYQISFPKEEIIKDWINDALRQIPRILMSIYLFKWFITVFLSEKKGIFHKEHNLEFILFILLLLFNFFKKESQLLSSDYFLYLLITSLFFLRFMEFSSQIKTSLMNPAVLFAISFLVLIFWGTAMLLMPHATYGKFKFVDAAFMATSAVCVTGLSTVDLATKFTDLGAEILFVLFQIGGLGLMTFTNFFAVLFRGGMSLRNQLMLSNIVELDEPGSLFSVLKRILFYAFFVELAGAVCIYLAIGGENNAKTWFFSIFHSVAAFCGAGFSIIHDGLHNANYRFNYPLLWIISLLVIFGGMGFPVVNDLYNAIKHFAKGIVRYVFFRERFQYQARLLTVHSALVLCATAVLLVLGTLAFYFLEGNHTLAEHKSWGGKFTLSFFGSVVPRSAGFNAVNMGAITQGTILIYLLLMWIGGAPNSTAGGIKVTTFSLALLNVVSLAKGRERVEIFNREITRSSIQRSYVVIFLSFLIMGIGVFLVSIFDPHVSLQRVAFECFSAYGTVGLSLNLTPQLSDNSKWVIIVLMYLGRVGLFTILFGLFSKDRSVNYKYPKESVQVL comes from the coding sequence TTGATCAGGATCAAGGAGAAATTCTTTATTCTGAAAGACAGCCTCGCTAGAAAGATGGACAAGAGCATCTTTGTAGTGATGTTGCTCGGATTTTTATTGGTATTGTACCAAATTAGCTTTCCGAAAGAGGAAATTATCAAGGACTGGATCAATGATGCCCTCAGGCAGATCCCAAGGATCCTAATGTCCATTTACCTTTTCAAATGGTTTATTACCGTTTTCCTGAGTGAAAAGAAGGGAATTTTTCATAAAGAGCATAATCTGGAATTCATCCTCTTTATTCTACTATTACTCTTTAATTTCTTTAAGAAGGAGTCTCAATTATTAAGTTCTGACTATTTTCTATACCTGCTCATTACTAGCTTGTTCTTCCTGAGGTTTATGGAGTTCTCTTCCCAGATCAAGACCTCTTTGATGAATCCGGCTGTGTTATTTGCCATCAGTTTTTTGGTCTTGATCTTCTGGGGCACCGCCATGCTTTTGATGCCTCATGCTACCTATGGCAAATTCAAATTCGTAGATGCTGCCTTTATGGCTACTTCCGCAGTTTGTGTTACGGGCTTGTCAACGGTAGACTTAGCTACAAAATTTACGGATTTAGGAGCAGAGATCCTCTTTGTTCTTTTCCAGATTGGAGGATTGGGATTGATGACCTTTACTAACTTCTTCGCGGTATTATTTCGGGGTGGGATGTCTTTGAGAAACCAGTTGATGTTAAGTAATATCGTAGAACTAGATGAGCCAGGGTCCTTATTCTCCGTACTTAAAAGAATTTTGTTTTATGCATTCTTTGTGGAACTGGCAGGGGCAGTGTGCATTTATCTTGCCATAGGAGGTGAAAATAATGCCAAAACCTGGTTCTTCTCTATCTTTCATAGTGTAGCGGCATTTTGTGGGGCCGGATTCTCTATTATACATGATGGACTTCATAATGCTAATTATCGTTTTAATTACCCCTTATTATGGATCATTTCCCTCTTAGTGATCTTTGGAGGAATGGGCTTCCCCGTGGTAAATGATCTTTATAACGCTATCAAGCACTTTGCGAAGGGGATAGTTAGATACGTGTTCTTTAGAGAACGTTTTCAATATCAAGCCCGTTTATTGACCGTACATAGCGCTTTGGTATTATGCGCTACAGCGGTTCTTTTGGTCTTAGGTACCTTAGCATTCTACTTTTTGGAAGGAAATCATACTTTAGCTGAGCATAAGTCATGGGGAGGGAAATTCACTTTGTCCTTTTTCGGCTCAGTAGTTCCCCGATCCGCCGGCTTTAATGCGGTTAATATGGGCGCTATTACTCAAGGTACCATACTCATCTATTTGTTATTGATGTGGATTGGAGGGGCTCCAAACTCCACTGCCGGGGGGATTAAAGTAACCACATTTTCTTTGGCATTACTGAATGTAGTATCCTTGGCGAAAGGCAGGGAAAGGGTAGAGATCTTCAATAGAGAGATTACCAGAAGCTCAATCCAAAGGTCCTATGTGGTTATCTTCCTGTCCTTCTTAATCATGGGTATTGGGGTGTTTCTCGTAAGTATTTTTGACCCTCATGTTTCATTGCAAAGAGTAGCTTTTGAGTGTTTCTCGGCATATGGAACAGTGGGACTTTCTCTCAATTTGACTCCACAATTATCTGATAATAGTAAATGGGTGATCATTGTTTTGATGTATTTGGGTAGAGTAGGATTATTTACCATATTATTTGGGCTATTCTCAAAAGATAGGAGCGTCAATTATAAGTATCCCAAAGAAAGTGTTCAAGTACTGTAA
- a CDS encoding DUF7935 family protein has product MQNEYWGLIGLVLVVLGFLFMVWQEKRKMKVDPKLMSMKIQAAERMILFLERIKPENLLPRIGFEIHYLELQQRVLQEIKQELDHNVAQQLYLSTPVWEKIKWAANTTSASLMHNISSYAALQDTKQIVVQVLQHQDEEVQKSIGEALQAIKDEVHKNF; this is encoded by the coding sequence ATGCAAAATGAATATTGGGGGCTTATTGGCTTAGTATTAGTGGTTTTAGGATTTTTGTTTATGGTTTGGCAGGAAAAGAGGAAAATGAAAGTAGATCCTAAGCTTATGAGCATGAAAATCCAAGCGGCGGAGCGCATGATTCTTTTTTTGGAAAGAATAAAGCCGGAAAATTTACTGCCTAGAATTGGGTTTGAAATCCACTATTTGGAGCTGCAGCAAAGAGTTTTACAAGAAATCAAGCAAGAGCTAGATCATAATGTGGCCCAACAATTGTATCTGTCTACTCCCGTTTGGGAAAAGATAAAGTGGGCGGCAAACACCACGTCTGCCTCATTAATGCATAATATATCCTCATATGCAGCACTGCAAGATACTAAGCAAATAGTAGTGCAGGTCTTGCAACATCAGGATGAAGAGGTTCAGAAGAGTATTGGGGAGGCTCTACAGGCTATAAAAGATGAGGTCCATAAGAATTTTTAA
- a CDS encoding MBL fold metallo-hydrolase produces the protein MITSFVFSPFQENTYVLTDPSGETIVVDPGCYTQAEKEQLKEFLKPLNVKAILLTHAHLDHIFGVAYLKRHYDVPVYMHKLDLPILADFEMRCKMWGIPGAESFEAEKFLEEGDVFTFGQTQLEVLHVPGHAPGHIVFVSHENEMIIGGDCLFRRSIGRTDLPMGDHDTLINSIKTKLFSLPDHYTVYPGHMEPTTIGEEKQFNPFLRQ, from the coding sequence ATGATAACTTCCTTTGTATTCTCACCTTTTCAGGAAAACACCTATGTCCTAACTGACCCTAGCGGTGAAACGATAGTGGTAGATCCGGGTTGTTATACCCAAGCTGAAAAAGAACAGCTAAAAGAATTTTTAAAACCTTTAAATGTAAAGGCTATACTCCTTACCCACGCACACTTAGACCATATCTTTGGGGTGGCATATCTAAAAAGACATTATGATGTCCCCGTGTATATGCACAAACTAGATTTACCTATTCTAGCTGATTTTGAAATGCGCTGTAAAATGTGGGGTATTCCGGGGGCGGAGTCTTTCGAAGCTGAGAAGTTCCTTGAAGAAGGAGATGTTTTCACCTTTGGTCAAACACAATTAGAAGTTCTGCATGTTCCTGGTCATGCCCCAGGGCATATTGTCTTTGTTTCGCATGAGAATGAGATGATCATAGGTGGGGATTGTCTATTTAGAAGAAGTATAGGAAGAACAGATCTTCCTATGGGAGATCATGATACGCTTATAAATTCTATCAAAACTAAATTATTCTCGCTACCGGACCATTATACGGTTTATCCCGGTCATATGGAACCCACTACCATAGGTGAAGAAAAACAATTTAATCCCTTTTTACGTCAGTGA
- a CDS encoding sensor histidine kinase: MKKRIDLILLSFGIIFLFTGFIQLFFVDQKSENRFQSLVQNNVTQAISKAREEQKEVFDLLQTNASFGDFALDKNFPYYIYKGDSLIFWSNSKFIPDPSPRLNKEREELIEYNKNLGLLVRSPFTTSNDKYEVISSIWLYENSIDPAISSGFDYGIFRNVAAGIKSLPVSGTYQILDREGNPLFYVLPVDQPSTFKFEATPLTRTIFFIGLIFLTIFSGLKIYQLHNENRFISCAVWLIGAAIGLRLFLHWLDLPWALLPETWAPRYLLVPPGFGDMIITGFILTIVLALFALWQLEVITYSSIRRMKNWARSVASVSMILLTVLICYLCYVDIQRIYDNATIGLNYSLKLTSVKLGTYVFLFMLYGVFFLGCHLLINFYTRLQPKFRLGFLHWLYGTILSGMVFFYFGIKLWIWIIPCLYILWAYFLRLPRYFYILRFKTFIYFLSGAFAFTFMLFSLVKYQDDTANAQEREKFAKKLLQQKDLKAEMLLNQFNNMIQNDSNLANAFEQSIFTYETLNHRIKDSLLSPYFDVYKVQLQAFTTGGKPIGNDTSLNLSKTYGKYASSANKTEFSNLFYHKGDPNKYILFSEISKKNIVRGVLMLEISYFTSDLKKTAEKIPENSLITPSGMTSYSYALFDKNHQVIYKEGDFDYSKDLALHILEWGEEHSQNIGDRVYQHYIFKDKEGNTAVLTHPTDFYREVLSGFSYLFLIALLGTVVLLTLLGILSGFRMYKMSFSSKIQFFLNLAFLVPLTIIILLTLGVVIASFISLQNRSLQENSQNVANTVNLHYQNYMQGKSSRAYLEEQLSNLALSSDFEICLFDTKGKIQYTSMTSIYLTYQLSDRINPQAYIKTMLEKNRMVLIEDHLGSRKFKSVYILGKVPNGKVFGIIGVAYPDADKNLQRQIKEVVAAILIIFLVMFFILLALSYTASTNLTAPLKFIASKLKKTNLNAKNEEIYWKSNDEIGLLTNEYNRMIKKLEESREALSTSEKQTAWREMAKQVAHEIKNPLTPMKLSIQQLQRTLPADNDDTRKKIDRALESINEQIDNISDIANSFSEFAKMPVPRTEIFDLVSAVEKTVDLYSQSNQIYVQFETSAPNILVQGDKMILTRAVTNLIINGMQSVPPTRKPVIKVWVSEKEEMGMVEVKDNGVGIAEEVRKKVFIPNFSTKLGGSGLGLSMAKRGVEHAGGNIWFETVEGEGTSFFLELPKAKPTE, translated from the coding sequence GTGAAAAAAAGAATAGACCTTATCTTACTTTCTTTTGGAATTATATTCCTATTCACTGGATTCATTCAACTCTTCTTTGTTGATCAAAAGTCTGAGAATCGTTTTCAAAGTCTTGTCCAAAATAATGTCACCCAGGCTATTAGTAAAGCCAGAGAAGAGCAAAAAGAGGTATTTGATTTACTTCAAACAAATGCTAGTTTCGGAGATTTTGCTTTGGATAAAAATTTCCCTTATTACATTTATAAAGGTGATAGTCTGATTTTTTGGTCCAATAGTAAGTTTATACCTGACCCATCCCCGCGCTTAAATAAGGAAAGGGAAGAACTGATCGAGTATAATAAAAACCTTGGTTTACTGGTAAGATCTCCCTTTACTACTAGCAATGACAAGTATGAGGTTATCTCAAGCATTTGGCTCTACGAAAATTCCATAGATCCTGCTATTTCCTCTGGTTTTGATTACGGTATATTCAGAAATGTCGCAGCCGGAATTAAATCATTGCCCGTTTCTGGCACTTATCAAATTCTAGATAGAGAGGGTAATCCCCTTTTTTATGTTTTGCCGGTAGATCAACCGTCCACTTTCAAATTTGAAGCTACTCCTTTAACACGAACCATATTCTTCATAGGTTTAATCTTTCTCACCATATTTTCGGGACTGAAGATCTATCAGCTTCATAATGAAAACCGTTTCATTTCATGTGCAGTTTGGCTAATAGGCGCCGCCATAGGACTAAGATTATTCCTGCATTGGTTAGACTTGCCTTGGGCACTTCTACCCGAAACTTGGGCTCCAAGATACCTTCTCGTTCCTCCAGGTTTTGGGGACATGATCATTACGGGTTTCATTCTAACCATAGTTTTGGCCCTTTTCGCCTTATGGCAATTAGAAGTGATCACCTATTCTTCCATAAGAAGAATGAAGAATTGGGCCAGAAGTGTAGCTTCTGTGAGCATGATCTTATTAACTGTGCTTATTTGCTATTTATGTTATGTAGATATCCAAAGAATCTATGACAATGCTACTATAGGACTAAATTACTCTTTAAAACTCACTAGTGTAAAATTAGGGACTTACGTCTTCCTATTTATGCTATATGGAGTTTTCTTCCTAGGTTGTCATTTACTTATAAACTTCTATACCAGACTTCAACCGAAATTTAGATTAGGATTTCTGCACTGGCTCTATGGAACCATACTAAGCGGAATGGTTTTCTTTTATTTTGGGATTAAATTATGGATCTGGATAATACCTTGCCTTTATATTTTATGGGCATATTTTTTAAGATTACCGCGCTATTTCTATATCCTAAGGTTTAAAACTTTTATCTACTTTTTGTCGGGAGCCTTCGCTTTCACCTTTATGCTCTTCAGTCTGGTGAAGTATCAGGATGACACTGCAAATGCTCAAGAAAGAGAGAAGTTTGCTAAAAAGTTATTGCAACAAAAGGATTTAAAAGCAGAGATGCTTCTAAATCAATTCAACAATATGATTCAGAATGACTCGAACCTGGCAAATGCTTTCGAGCAATCCATATTTACTTATGAAACGCTGAATCACCGTATCAAAGATAGTTTACTAAGTCCTTATTTTGATGTTTATAAAGTCCAGCTTCAAGCCTTCACTACTGGAGGAAAACCTATAGGAAATGACACTTCATTGAATTTGTCTAAGACCTATGGCAAATATGCTTCCAGTGCAAATAAAACGGAATTTTCAAACCTGTTCTACCATAAAGGAGATCCCAATAAATACATCTTGTTCTCTGAAATATCAAAGAAGAACATTGTACGCGGAGTATTGATGCTGGAGATCAGCTACTTTACCTCTGACCTTAAGAAAACGGCTGAAAAAATCCCCGAAAATAGCCTTATAACCCCTTCGGGAATGACATCATACAGTTATGCCCTGTTTGATAAAAATCATCAAGTAATATATAAAGAAGGCGACTTTGATTACTCTAAAGACTTAGCACTTCATATTTTAGAATGGGGCGAGGAACATTCCCAAAATATCGGAGATAGAGTGTACCAGCATTATATTTTCAAAGACAAAGAAGGAAATACTGCCGTATTAACTCACCCTACTGATTTTTACCGAGAGGTCCTTTCCGGCTTTTCATACTTGTTCCTGATTGCGCTTTTAGGTACAGTAGTATTACTGACCCTTCTGGGAATTCTGTCCGGATTTAGAATGTACAAGATGAGTTTTTCATCCAAAATTCAGTTCTTCCTTAATTTGGCTTTCCTTGTACCTCTAACCATTATCATTCTCCTAACCCTTGGAGTAGTTATTGCGTCATTTATTTCTCTTCAAAACAGATCCCTGCAAGAAAATTCCCAGAATGTAGCGAACACTGTCAATTTGCACTACCAAAACTACATGCAAGGCAAGAGTTCCAGAGCCTATTTAGAGGAACAATTGAGTAATCTTGCCCTTTCTTCTGATTTTGAAATATGTCTTTTTGATACCAAAGGGAAGATCCAATATACTTCCATGACTTCCATTTATTTGACTTATCAACTTTCAGATCGAATTAATCCTCAGGCCTATATCAAAACCATGCTAGAGAAAAACCGAATGGTTTTAATAGAGGACCATTTGGGCTCCCGCAAGTTTAAGTCGGTTTACATACTAGGCAAAGTCCCTAATGGTAAAGTGTTTGGAATAATAGGTGTAGCCTATCCTGATGCCGACAAAAACCTGCAAAGGCAGATCAAAGAAGTGGTTGCAGCCATACTTATTATCTTTTTAGTCATGTTCTTCATCTTACTGGCCTTATCCTATACGGCAAGTACGAATTTGACTGCCCCTCTAAAATTCATCGCTTCTAAATTGAAGAAGACGAATTTGAATGCCAAAAACGAAGAGATTTATTGGAAATCAAATGATGAAATAGGTTTGTTGACCAATGAGTATAACCGAATGATCAAGAAGCTGGAAGAAAGTAGAGAAGCTTTATCTACCAGTGAGAAGCAAACCGCCTGGAGAGAAATGGCCAAGCAAGTGGCACATGAGATTAAGAACCCGTTGACACCCATGAAGCTTTCCATTCAGCAGTTGCAGAGAACCCTCCCTGCTGATAATGATGATACCAGAAAAAAGATAGATCGTGCTTTAGAATCCATCAATGAGCAGATTGACAACATATCTGACATTGCGAATTCCTTTTCTGAATTTGCAAAAATGCCGGTACCTAGAACTGAGATCTTTGATTTGGTTTCTGCTGTAGAAAAGACGGTGGATCTCTATTCTCAAAGCAATCAAATCTACGTTCAGTTTGAAACCAGTGCTCCTAATATCCTGGTTCAAGGGGATAAGATGATCTTGACACGTGCAGTTACTAATCTTATTATTAACGGAATGCAGTCTGTCCCCCCTACTCGTAAACCCGTGATAAAGGTCTGGGTATCTGAAAAAGAAGAGATGGGTATGGTGGAAGTAAAAGACAACGGTGTAGGGATTGCGGAAGAGGTTAGAAAAAAAGTATTTATTCCAAATTTCAGTACCAAGTTGGGCGGTTCAGGTCTAGGATTATCTATGGCGAAAAGAGGCGTAGAACACGCAGGAGGTAATATTTGGTTCGAGACGGTGGAGGGTGAAGGAACTTCCTTCTTCCTGGAATTACCTAAAGCTAAACCTACGGAGTAG
- the purS gene encoding phosphoribosylformylglycinamidine synthase subunit PurS: protein MKFRASIDIMPMKEILDPQGKAVLLGLQNLNIHNMTDCRIGRHIELTLEAATEEEARASVEGACKQLLANLIMEEYTFTLTEA, encoded by the coding sequence ATGAAATTTAGAGCTTCTATTGACATCATGCCCATGAAAGAGATTCTAGACCCGCAAGGTAAGGCGGTGTTACTAGGACTTCAAAACTTGAATATTCATAACATGACTGACTGTCGCATTGGGCGTCACATAGAACTGACTTTGGAAGCAGCTACTGAAGAAGAAGCCAGAGCTAGTGTGGAAGGGGCATGTAAACAGTTGCTCGCTAACCTCATCATGGAAGAATATACTTTTACTTTGACGGAGGCATAA
- a CDS encoding M23 family metallopeptidase → MLKNAVILLASTFLLQSDPFRFQPTFFEKYKQLLVNIRNYYVSPAEAEEEFKAIAAELREKYPLSGESVSPMVFPLVGSNYRAVGGRNGNGFYVREFDLFDQNVSGSHPAHDIFIYDRDRDCIDDRTGDYVDVVSVGNGIVVAVEHDWQEESIYKGGNYVWVYDLDRGGFWYYAHNRISVVEAGQRVRPGDKLGEVGRTGFNAAKNRSDTHLHLMYLELDENLYPYPVNTYPWLKEAETIYSSTTAPTYEKPWMPDFIRLDKSKKRNTGIKPLSSMPISIMPPSK, encoded by the coding sequence ATGTTAAAAAACGCTGTAATACTACTAGCTTCTACATTTCTTTTGCAATCTGATCCTTTCAGATTCCAGCCTACTTTTTTTGAAAAGTACAAACAATTATTGGTCAATATAAGAAACTATTACGTTTCTCCGGCAGAAGCTGAGGAAGAATTCAAAGCTATTGCAGCGGAGCTACGAGAAAAATATCCTCTTTCCGGTGAAAGTGTAAGTCCCATGGTATTTCCGCTTGTGGGAAGTAATTACCGCGCTGTAGGCGGCAGGAATGGGAATGGATTTTATGTTAGAGAGTTTGATCTGTTTGATCAAAATGTTAGCGGATCCCACCCCGCGCATGATATTTTCATTTATGATAGGGATAGAGATTGTATCGATGATAGGACAGGGGATTATGTGGATGTGGTCTCTGTAGGGAATGGAATAGTGGTAGCTGTAGAACATGATTGGCAGGAAGAGTCCATCTACAAAGGAGGTAATTATGTGTGGGTTTACGACTTGGACAGAGGGGGATTCTGGTATTATGCCCACAACCGGATCAGTGTAGTGGAAGCGGGTCAAAGGGTGAGGCCAGGAGATAAATTAGGCGAGGTGGGTAGAACAGGGTTTAATGCCGCGAAAAACAGATCAGATACCCATTTGCATTTGATGTATCTGGAACTGGATGAAAATTTATATCCTTATCCTGTGAATACCTATCCCTGGTTAAAAGAAGCGGAAACCATTTATTCATCTACTACTGCACCCACGTACGAAAAACCATGGATGCCTGACTTTATCCGCTTAGATAAAAGTAAGAAAAGAAATACGGGCATAAAACCGTTAAGCTCTATGCCCATCTCTATTATGCCTCCGTCAAAGTAA
- a CDS encoding potassium channel family protein — MKYIIVGLGNFGSTLAIRLTEMGHEVFGVDARFEIVEQLKNKISHVIAVDTSKASAYGNLPIKDTDAVVVAIGEDVGASIITTALMKQHNARQIISRSINSVHLAVLESMGIDIIFNPEQIAANMFAKQLEMKGVEESFELADNCSILEIRVPDRYLGKKVGDVDFESIFNIRLLAIKYYEEKKNFLGMRSQKSTVNMYISDDHIFTKRDILVMMGELKSFENMIGKEIRD, encoded by the coding sequence ATGAAATACATTATTGTAGGTTTAGGGAATTTTGGTTCTACATTGGCCATCCGTTTAACGGAAATGGGACATGAGGTTTTTGGTGTAGATGCCAGATTTGAGATTGTGGAACAGCTAAAAAACAAGATCTCACATGTTATAGCTGTGGATACCTCTAAAGCTTCTGCTTATGGTAACCTTCCTATAAAAGATACAGACGCCGTGGTAGTGGCCATAGGGGAAGATGTGGGGGCATCAATTATTACCACCGCCCTTATGAAGCAGCATAATGCAAGGCAAATTATAAGCAGGTCAATCAATTCTGTGCATTTGGCTGTATTAGAGTCCATGGGGATTGATATCATCTTCAATCCCGAGCAAATCGCGGCCAATATGTTTGCGAAGCAACTAGAAATGAAAGGTGTAGAGGAGTCCTTTGAGCTAGCTGATAACTGTAGTATTCTGGAAATTCGTGTTCCGGACAGATATTTAGGTAAGAAAGTGGGAGATGTAGATTTTGAGAGTATTTTTAATATTCGTCTACTAGCTATCAAATACTATGAGGAGAAGAAGAACTTCTTAGGAATGCGTTCTCAAAAATCCACGGTAAATATGTACATATCAGATGATCACATCTTTACTAAGAGAGATATTCTGGTGATGATGGGTGAGTTAAAGAGTTTTGAAAACATGATAGGGAAGGAGATTAGGGATTAA
- a CDS encoding GtrA family protein — MSIVKSLYQKNKNFIGYFIAALGGVIVQYLIGTTLLVNHLRWDTVNAFWVGYIVSIPVGFLLTKLLAFNARRSGQTTREIIKYLITIIISGCITVYGADASIRLLMKWIGPDEITLPIVNYTFRPAGTLGHFMGMGFSFIFNFIVHKRFTFHETGLWQKFLKALGTKN, encoded by the coding sequence TTGAGCATTGTTAAATCACTGTACCAAAAGAATAAGAATTTCATAGGGTACTTTATTGCGGCTTTGGGTGGGGTGATTGTTCAGTACCTTATCGGCACCACACTACTTGTAAATCATCTTCGGTGGGACACCGTTAACGCCTTTTGGGTAGGATATATCGTTTCTATTCCTGTGGGATTTCTCCTTACGAAGTTACTAGCATTCAATGCCAGAAGATCAGGTCAAACTACCCGAGAAATTATCAAATACCTTATCACCATTATCATATCCGGATGTATCACAGTCTACGGTGCTGATGCATCCATCAGATTATTGATGAAGTGGATAGGACCGGATGAAATAACTTTGCCTATTGTTAATTACACCTTTAGGCCGGCGGGTACCCTCGGTCACTTCATGGGTATGGGGTTTAGCTTCATTTTTAACTTCATAGTTCACAAAAGATTCACTTTTCATGAGACCGGCCTTTGGCAGAAATTCCTTAAAGCATTAGGTACCAAGAACTAA
- a CDS encoding YtxH domain-containing protein, with the protein MGVNSKHLATFILGAAAGVAINKYLNSEEGEKMMESLKEKGSQLKSEAESAVDKAPQYFEELKSGASAKFNEIVGNLKEKYPDAEKVINDLFASFSKPKNEEGTSAEEETKA; encoded by the coding sequence ATGGGAGTTAACTCAAAACATCTGGCCACTTTTATCCTAGGAGCCGCTGCTGGTGTGGCCATCAACAAGTATTTGAACTCTGAAGAAGGAGAGAAAATGATGGAAAGCCTTAAGGAAAAAGGTAGCCAATTGAAATCAGAGGCTGAATCTGCGGTTGACAAAGCTCCTCAATACTTTGAGGAACTGAAAAGCGGAGCCAGTGCAAAATTTAATGAGATTGTGGGCAATCTTAAAGAGAAATACCCTGATGCGGAAAAGGTTATCAATGATCTTTTCGCCAGTTTCTCCAAGCCCAAAAACGAAGAGGGCACTTCCGCTGAAGAAGAAACCAAAGCATAA